One Malassezia vespertilionis chromosome 6, complete sequence genomic window, TGGTAGCAGCGCGCGTACGATCCGATGGGAAATaaagcggcgccgcgcgcctccacTTTGAATAAGGCCGCCTTTTCTTTGCGTTGACCACCGCGTTTATATCGCGCGACATGTCAGCGGAGCCTCCAAGACATGTTGTTCCTTCACGGAAGAAGGAGCCGTATGTAGCAGTATCGTGTCCATACACAGACTGCAGGGTCACGATTGAATATCTTCCTCCGGGCCCAGAAACGGCCGCGGCACTGCCCGAGTCAGTCTCAACATTTTCTGTTGCCTGTGTCGAGTGCCATCGCAAGTTCGACCCTCCAGGTGCTCCAAAAACCTTGCGCGAGGCACGCAAGAAGGCAAATGGGTATGGCGGTCGAGGTGCTACacacaagcggcgcattggaACCGATGAGCGCCCCTTGGACATGTCTTTTTATGATATGCTGGGTGTGCCTGCACAAGCGTCTGTGGAAGAAATCAAGAAAGCATACCGCAGACTTGCGATCAAATTGCACCCTGATAAGAATCCTGATGATGTTGAGGGCGAGGAAAAATTCAAAGCGCTCGCAACCGCGTACCAAGTGCTATCGGATGCTGAGCTCCGGCACAAATACAATGAGTTTGGCCCATCGACGCCCGGGCTTATCAATGAGGATGGAATTGTTGATCCAGAGCAGATCTTTGGTGGTCTTTTTGGAGGTGATCGCTTTCAGGATATCATTGGCACCATCAGCATTGGTCGGGAGATGAAAGAGGCGCTTCAGCAAAACTCTGAGGAACTCGAACGCAACGCCGACGAACAAGGCAGTGATGTAAAATCGGAGCAGCTTTCTGCTGAACAAAAAGCTGCGAAAGAAAAAGAAgacgagcgccgcgaaaaagagaaggagcgcgagcgcgaaaagcGTGTGTCGCACTTGGCCGAGAAATTGGAGCGCAAACTGAGCGTCTA contains:
- a CDS encoding uncharacterized protein (COG:O; EggNog:ENOG503NXFB), which encodes MSAEPPRHVVPSRKKEPYVAVSCPYTDCRVTIEYLPPGPETAAALPESVSTFSVACVECHRKFDPPGAPKTLREARKKANGYGGRGATHKRRIGTDERPLDMSFYDMLGVPAQASVEEIKKAYRRLAIKLHPDKNPDDVEGEEKFKALATAYQVLSDAELRHKYNEFGPSTPGLINEDGIVDPEQIFGGLFGGDRFQDIIGTISIGREMKEALQQNSEELERNADEQGSDVKSEQLSAEQKAAKEKEDERREKEKEREREKRVSHLAEKLERKLSVYTESVAVGGDEEQLEQVRRGFREMNRLEAEELKTENFGVELLHTVGFVYAAKSRHCLASMGMFGNISGMYYAASSSFHTVRETVSTVRAALDLKSVFEEIARAEEEGITEERKKQLEDVAAEKGMRALFKSAKLEVESVIREVSERVLYNTTISKDTQRLRAEALSTLGDIYAQIQPEKAE